One genomic segment of Chthoniobacterales bacterium includes these proteins:
- a CDS encoding AAA family ATPase, whose product MGKTTLLFTDIEESTLLLEKSPERYVETLRLHHEILRDVALERGGREFQDAGDGLWFAFDVPIEAVRAAIAMQARLAAADWTPEIGMPRVRMALHLADAEFRDGQYRGRAVHQTSRLVAACHGGQVLTMGSLQEAVAGAEDIGLTSLGTYHLRGFKKAEPLFQLDPAGTSKTFPPLKVGHARRHNLPENRDPFFGRAAELAEIEGILRRKNSSVRLVTLTGPGGIGKTRMALAVARRLLGAYDHGVVFVPLVEVTKAEAIPHAVLLALGAKPDSTKNPMEQIDQLLGETPTLLVLDNFEQFLGEGALIVHHLLAKVPALRLLVTSRSSLGLAGERKFHCSTLAVPPTAETNPDILKKFDCVQLFLERVGQVRSEASLDASEIVKVAEVCRLLDGMPLALELAAAQMKVFTAGELVEALRENFAMLASDSLQGQRTLEAIFDWSRRLLPPDIAKFFLTLSLFSGGWTAKTAAEINGISHELALGYIHYLLTCSLIHATEKAGGIRFDMLEPIRQMADARLGADRGKALRRHSEYFRTL is encoded by the coding sequence ATGGGGAAAACAACTCTGCTTTTTACGGACATTGAAGAGTCCACGCTTCTCCTGGAGAAATCTCCGGAGCGTTATGTAGAGACGTTGCGTCTTCATCACGAGATCCTGCGGGATGTCGCCCTCGAGAGGGGAGGGCGTGAATTTCAGGACGCGGGCGATGGCCTGTGGTTTGCCTTCGACGTGCCGATCGAGGCCGTTCGCGCGGCGATCGCCATGCAGGCCCGGCTCGCGGCCGCGGACTGGACCCCGGAAATTGGCATGCCTCGGGTGCGGATGGCCCTTCATCTGGCGGACGCGGAATTCCGTGACGGCCAGTATCGCGGCCGCGCCGTGCATCAGACATCGCGCCTCGTGGCGGCCTGCCATGGCGGGCAGGTCCTCACCATGGGGTCGCTTCAGGAAGCTGTTGCCGGAGCCGAGGATATCGGGCTGACCTCGCTCGGAACCTATCATTTGCGGGGATTCAAGAAGGCGGAGCCGCTTTTCCAACTGGATCCTGCAGGCACGTCGAAAACCTTCCCGCCGCTGAAGGTTGGCCACGCGCGTCGCCACAACCTGCCGGAGAATCGCGATCCTTTCTTCGGGCGCGCCGCGGAGCTGGCGGAGATCGAAGGGATTCTTCGCCGGAAAAACTCCAGCGTGCGCCTCGTCACGCTCACGGGGCCGGGCGGCATCGGCAAGACGCGGATGGCGCTTGCGGTCGCGCGGCGATTGCTCGGCGCCTATGATCACGGAGTCGTTTTCGTTCCGCTCGTCGAGGTGACGAAGGCGGAGGCGATTCCGCACGCGGTGCTTCTCGCTCTGGGGGCGAAGCCTGACAGCACGAAAAATCCGATGGAGCAGATCGATCAGCTCCTCGGGGAAACGCCCACCTTGCTGGTGCTCGACAACTTCGAGCAGTTCCTTGGGGAAGGCGCATTGATCGTGCACCATCTGCTTGCGAAGGTCCCTGCGTTGAGGCTCCTGGTGACGTCGCGGTCCTCGCTGGGGCTTGCCGGCGAACGCAAATTCCATTGCTCGACGCTGGCGGTTCCTCCGACGGCGGAGACGAACCCGGACATTCTCAAGAAGTTCGATTGCGTCCAGCTCTTCCTCGAGCGGGTGGGGCAGGTGCGTTCCGAGGCTTCGCTCGATGCGTCCGAGATCGTCAAGGTGGCCGAGGTGTGCCGCCTCCTCGATGGCATGCCGCTCGCACTCGAACTCGCCGCCGCCCAGATGAAGGTGTTTACCGCAGGCGAACTCGTCGAGGCCCTCCGCGAAAATTTTGCGATGCTCGCCTCGGATTCGTTGCAAGGGCAGCGCACGCTCGAAGCGATCTTCGACTGGAGCCGACGGCTGCTGCCGCCGGACATCGCCAAGTTTTTCCTGACCCTCAGCCTGTTCTCCGGCGGGTGGACCGCGAAGACCGCCGCCGAGATCAATGGCATCAGCCACGAGCTCGCGCTGGGCTACATCCATTATCTGCTGACCTGTTCGCTGATTCACGCGACCGAGAAGGCGGGCGGAATTCGCTTCGACATGCTCGAGCCGATTCGGCAAATGGCCGACGCCAGGCTCGGCGCGGATCGCGGCAAGGCGCTGCGCCGTCACAGCGAATATTTCCGGACGCTTG
- a CDS encoding glycosyltransferase family 2 protein has translation MDDLTIVVLTKNEERDLPNCLAALAGLGTLVVLDSGSTDRTLAIAAEHGVTVWEHPFESFGKQRNWALDRLPHGWTLFLDADEVATPEFKAAVVAAMTEAPAEVAGYYCCWKMMLDDVWLKRADNFPKWQLRLVRNGRVRFIDAGHGQKEGEVQGRLDWIREPYLHFGFSKGWSAWIDRHNRYSSLEARDRLAASGGIRDVFTRNASLRNKALKPLVSRIPFWPLIRFTYTYLLRGGFLEGRPGFTYTAMLAIYEFLIQTKMREIRRQRIS, from the coding sequence ATGGATGATCTCACAATCGTTGTTCTGACCAAGAACGAGGAGCGGGACCTGCCGAATTGTCTGGCGGCTCTAGCGGGGCTGGGCACCCTGGTGGTGCTCGATTCCGGCAGCACCGATCGCACCCTGGCCATCGCCGCCGAGCACGGCGTCACCGTCTGGGAGCATCCCTTCGAATCCTTCGGCAAGCAGCGCAACTGGGCTCTCGACCGCCTTCCTCACGGCTGGACGCTCTTCCTCGACGCTGACGAAGTCGCGACGCCCGAGTTCAAGGCCGCAGTGGTGGCAGCGATGACGGAGGCTCCCGCCGAGGTGGCGGGATACTATTGCTGCTGGAAGATGATGCTCGACGATGTCTGGCTGAAACGCGCGGACAACTTTCCCAAATGGCAGCTTCGGTTGGTGCGAAATGGGCGGGTGCGATTCATCGACGCCGGTCACGGCCAGAAGGAGGGCGAAGTGCAGGGCCGACTCGATTGGATCCGCGAGCCTTATTTGCATTTCGGATTCAGTAAGGGATGGAGCGCCTGGATTGATCGGCACAATCGCTATTCCTCGCTGGAGGCGCGCGATCGGCTGGCGGCATCCGGCGGGATCAGGGACGTTTTCACCCGGAACGCCTCGCTCCGCAACAAGGCGCTGAAACCGCTGGTCAGTCGGATTCCGTTCTGGCCGCTGATTCGCTTCACTTACACCTACCTGCTTCGTGGCGGATTTCTCGAAGGTCGACCAGGTTTCACCTACACCGCCATGCTTGCGATCTACGAATTCCTCATTCAGACCAAAATGCGGGAAATTCGGCGGCAGCGCATTTCGTGA
- a CDS encoding DapH/DapD/GlmU-related protein, which translates to MALCIWTPKPFYKWRLLVLKTFGAQIEGTPFVHQRARIQIPWNLTLGAEASIGDRTNVYNLGPVIIERRAVIGQEAYLCTGTHDLSLPSIPLQTAPIHIGADVFLGARAFIMPGVRIGERAIVGACSVVTKNVAPGVTVKGNPAR; encoded by the coding sequence ATGGCTCTTTGCATCTGGACTCCCAAGCCCTTCTACAAATGGCGATTGCTCGTGCTGAAGACCTTCGGCGCGCAGATCGAGGGAACGCCATTCGTGCATCAACGGGCTCGGATCCAGATCCCGTGGAACCTCACGCTTGGGGCGGAGGCCAGCATCGGCGACCGGACGAATGTCTACAACCTCGGCCCGGTCATCATCGAGCGTCGCGCCGTCATTGGGCAGGAGGCCTACCTGTGCACCGGCACGCACGATCTTTCGCTGCCATCGATTCCCCTGCAAACGGCGCCGATTCACATTGGCGCGGATGTTTTTCTGGGAGCCCGGGCTTTCATCATGCCAGGCGTGCGAATCGGAGAACGGGCGATCGTTGGGGCCTGTTCCGTTGTCACAAAAAACGTGGCTCCGGGAGTCACCGTAAAGGGAAACCCCGCCCGCTGA
- a CDS encoding glycosyltransferase family 4 protein — MKITIVQGPYFPVPPLNGGAIEKVWFGLGKEFVSRGHEVTHFSRCDTRLPNLEVIDGVTHRRVPSFDRPKSMLGTNFFDLLYSLQVVPRLPPADILVTNTFWLPVLERRRSRGKIYVHIARFPRRQMALYRHVARLQSVSNVIKDAVVEQTPEVEPIARMIPNSLPFDFEIPESVPVRTPERFEIVYIGRIHPEKGIEILLEAFEKFLAMTRIPTRLRIVGPDAQHCGGGGEEYGRSLRERAAPLGSAIEWCAPVFTSQELQAYYSSSHVLVYPSIAAKGEASPLTPVEAMASGCVPIVSNLKCFADYLEDGVNGFTFELAPNPTDNLAAVLNKVSLLGEGLRPVQQKCLEVAETYSLKNVATQYENDFLSLLETTPEKSTR; from the coding sequence ATGAAAATAACCATCGTTCAAGGGCCCTATTTTCCCGTTCCGCCGCTCAATGGCGGGGCCATCGAGAAAGTCTGGTTCGGGCTGGGCAAGGAATTCGTTTCCCGCGGGCATGAGGTCACCCATTTCTCCCGCTGCGATACCCGCCTGCCGAATCTCGAAGTCATCGATGGCGTGACGCATCGCCGCGTCCCGAGTTTCGATCGACCGAAGAGCATGCTCGGGACGAATTTCTTCGACCTGCTCTACAGCCTGCAGGTCGTGCCGCGGCTGCCTCCCGCCGACATCCTCGTGACGAATACGTTCTGGCTGCCCGTGCTGGAGCGCCGTCGCTCGCGGGGCAAGATCTACGTCCACATTGCGCGTTTTCCCCGCCGGCAAATGGCGCTCTACCGGCATGTCGCGCGGCTCCAGTCGGTCTCGAACGTCATCAAGGATGCGGTGGTCGAACAGACCCCGGAGGTGGAACCGATCGCGCGGATGATTCCGAATTCGCTGCCTTTCGACTTCGAAATTCCCGAGTCCGTTCCCGTTCGCACCCCGGAGCGCTTCGAGATCGTTTACATCGGGCGCATTCATCCCGAGAAGGGAATCGAGATCCTGCTGGAAGCCTTCGAGAAGTTCCTGGCCATGACCAGGATCCCGACGCGATTGCGTATCGTCGGGCCGGATGCCCAGCATTGTGGGGGGGGCGGCGAGGAATATGGCCGGAGCCTGCGGGAGCGGGCGGCTCCTCTCGGAAGCGCCATCGAATGGTGCGCGCCGGTTTTCACCTCGCAGGAACTGCAGGCCTATTACAGCAGTTCCCACGTGCTGGTTTATCCTTCGATCGCGGCCAAGGGAGAGGCATCCCCGCTCACGCCCGTCGAAGCGATGGCCAGCGGTTGCGTTCCGATCGTGTCGAATCTCAAATGCTTCGCCGATTACCTCGAGGACGGCGTGAATGGATTCACGTTCGAGCTCGCGCCCAACCCCACCGACAATCTCGCGGCGGTCCTGAACAAGGTCTCGCTGCTTGGGGAGGGATTGCGCCCGGTTCAGCAAAAATGCCTCGAGGTCGCCGAAACTTATTCGCTCAAGAATGTCGCCACCCAATACGAGAACGACTTCCTGAGCCTTCTGGAAACGACGCCTGAAAAATCCACCCGGTGA
- a CDS encoding glycosyltransferase translates to MKILHVIDSADPSAGGPVEAIRNLVDAHEARGHEVSVVTLDPPTAPWLQTTAGTWHGLGGNAGGFAFSRTLASWLRKNRATYDIVIINGLWKFPGLAVWWTLRGNCPYLVYPHGMLDPWFKTHYPAKHLKKAIYWALFENHVIRDAAAVCFTCEEERLLARDTFRPYRCTERVVGLGIVSPPEDVATQCAAFDGEYPALTKKPFLLFLSRLHEKKGVDLLLRGYAALTKSDSKNVAPLVIAGPPFSEAYLAELKSLARSLGLEIGNGKDVPGGSAPVVHFLPMLRGDLKWGAFRRSEAFVLPSHQENFGIAVVEALACAKPVLISNKVNIWREIESDAAGLVEADTEEGTLKMLSRWTLLSPVDKSGMAENAVKCFRQRFHIDAAADTLLELIREVAPARTAILPS, encoded by the coding sequence ATGAAAATCCTGCATGTCATCGACTCGGCCGATCCATCGGCCGGAGGCCCCGTCGAGGCCATTCGAAACCTCGTGGACGCGCACGAGGCCCGCGGGCATGAGGTTTCCGTCGTGACGCTCGATCCGCCGACAGCTCCCTGGCTGCAAACCACTGCCGGCACCTGGCACGGCCTTGGCGGGAATGCCGGCGGGTTTGCCTTCAGTCGCACGCTGGCCTCGTGGCTCAGAAAGAACCGCGCGACCTATGACATTGTGATCATCAATGGCCTGTGGAAGTTTCCCGGGCTGGCTGTCTGGTGGACGCTACGCGGAAATTGCCCCTACCTCGTGTATCCGCACGGGATGCTGGACCCCTGGTTCAAGACGCATTATCCCGCGAAGCACTTGAAGAAGGCGATTTACTGGGCGTTGTTCGAAAACCACGTCATTCGCGACGCGGCCGCGGTGTGCTTCACCTGCGAGGAGGAGCGATTGCTGGCGCGCGATACGTTTCGACCCTATCGCTGCACGGAGCGGGTGGTCGGGCTCGGCATCGTCAGTCCGCCGGAGGACGTGGCGACGCAATGCGCGGCCTTTGACGGCGAATATCCGGCGCTGACGAAAAAGCCGTTCCTGCTCTTCCTGAGCCGTCTGCACGAAAAGAAGGGCGTGGATCTGCTCTTGCGCGGATATGCCGCCCTCACGAAATCCGACTCGAAAAACGTCGCACCGCTCGTGATCGCGGGACCGCCGTTCTCGGAGGCTTACCTCGCCGAATTGAAATCCCTGGCCCGTTCCCTCGGTCTCGAAATCGGGAACGGGAAGGACGTCCCCGGAGGATCTGCTCCCGTGGTGCATTTTCTGCCGATGCTGCGGGGAGATCTCAAATGGGGCGCGTTTCGCCGGAGCGAGGCGTTTGTCCTCCCGAGTCACCAGGAGAACTTTGGCATCGCCGTGGTCGAGGCCCTGGCCTGCGCAAAGCCCGTGCTGATCTCGAACAAGGTCAATATCTGGCGCGAGATCGAAAGCGATGCCGCCGGTCTGGTGGAAGCCGATACCGAGGAGGGGACGCTCAAGATGCTTTCCCGATGGACCCTGCTATCTCCCGTCGACAAGTCCGGCATGGCCGAAAACGCCGTGAAATGCTTCCGCCAGCGGTTTCACATCGACGCCGCGGCCGACACCCTCCTCGAATTGATTCGGGAAGTTGCGCCTGCCCGAACCGCCATTTTGCCGTCATGA
- a CDS encoding glycosyltransferase, protein MTPSDFLPAFSTSRMTDAHKHPYRVVLICNFLPDRQESILRYGDMLFDSLKARGVPVARIRPRATVLSAMPRLPNALVKWIAYIDKFLLFPHSLSRLARLENARAARESNPPVIYHIVDHGNASYVSCVLDQPHVVTCHDALAIRSALNEIPENRTKWSGRIFQNWILSSLKKSGMVACVSTQTEREIQRVAELDAGHTAVIPHALNYPYHVLPPDEIETLLAPLWRIVKLEPPVRFLFHVGGTQWYKNRGGLLDIFAEIKKISPVRRVLVIAGKPHTAENEEKIKALGLEGDVFYVGEVTCEQLNALYASAEALLFPSLAEGFGWPLIEAQISGCPVFTTNASPMSEIGADAAKFFDPKDPVAAAKIVVEGLHDRDGMVRRGLVNGAKYSQEAMVESYLSLYDQVISKWNQRATA, encoded by the coding sequence ATGACGCCTTCCGATTTCCTGCCCGCCTTCTCTACCTCGAGAATGACGGACGCTCACAAGCATCCGTATCGGGTCGTTCTTATCTGCAACTTTCTTCCGGACCGTCAGGAGAGCATCCTGCGCTACGGGGACATGCTTTTCGATTCCCTGAAGGCCCGCGGCGTTCCGGTCGCGCGGATTCGCCCGCGGGCAACGGTGCTTTCGGCAATGCCTCGCCTTCCCAACGCGCTGGTGAAGTGGATCGCCTACATCGATAAATTCCTTCTGTTCCCGCACTCGCTCTCCCGGCTCGCCCGGCTGGAAAATGCGCGCGCCGCGCGCGAGTCCAATCCGCCGGTGATCTACCATATCGTCGACCACGGCAACGCCTCCTACGTGAGTTGTGTGCTGGATCAGCCCCACGTGGTCACCTGCCACGACGCGCTCGCCATCCGCAGCGCTCTCAACGAAATCCCCGAGAATCGCACGAAGTGGTCGGGCCGGATTTTTCAGAACTGGATTCTCAGCAGTCTCAAAAAAAGCGGGATGGTGGCGTGCGTCTCCACCCAGACCGAGAGGGAAATTCAGCGTGTGGCTGAGCTCGATGCCGGGCACACGGCGGTCATTCCCCACGCGCTCAACTACCCGTATCACGTGCTCCCTCCGGATGAAATCGAGACCCTGCTCGCTCCGCTCTGGCGGATCGTGAAACTCGAGCCGCCGGTCCGCTTCCTTTTCCATGTGGGCGGGACCCAGTGGTATAAAAACCGCGGCGGCCTGCTCGATATCTTCGCCGAGATCAAAAAGATCAGTCCCGTTCGCCGCGTTCTCGTGATCGCGGGGAAGCCCCACACGGCCGAGAACGAGGAAAAGATCAAGGCCCTCGGCCTGGAGGGCGATGTCTTCTACGTTGGCGAAGTCACGTGCGAGCAATTGAACGCCCTTTATGCGAGCGCCGAGGCCCTGCTTTTTCCGTCTCTCGCGGAAGGCTTCGGGTGGCCGCTCATCGAGGCTCAGATTTCCGGCTGCCCTGTTTTCACGACGAACGCCAGTCCGATGTCCGAGATCGGCGCGGACGCCGCAAAATTCTTCGACCCCAAGGATCCCGTGGCGGCAGCGAAAATCGTCGTGGAGGGCCTGCACGACCGCGATGGAATGGTCCGGCGGGGGCTCGTCAATGGCGCCAAATACTCGCAGGAGGCGATGGTGGAGTCCTACCTCAGCCTTTACGATCAGGTGATCAGCAAATGGAATCAACGGGCGACTGCTTGA
- a CDS encoding Gfo/Idh/MocA family oxidoreductase, with protein sequence MLESLRSKFRPAPSASDIKLGIVGCGVMGTRQARMFRGQPGCALVAVADSSPIKAAAVARRYGVSRVFSSLDELLDGVKVDAVSIVTTDASHVPLALEALRQGKHVFCEKPLALSAPEAFQLAEVARKAGVINMVNFSYRAMPAIHKARELVQSGAIGPVIHVEASYLQDWLGSSDWRNDETNLWRLSNRHGSKGVLSDLGIHVIDFASYPVGDVAKVNCRLTSFGDLKGAPVGDYDFEANDSAVLHIEFQNGALGVIHTTRWGTGHKNSLRLRIFGERGSILIDLDASKNHLWLCNGPRLKSARWQKVRCPRTPTNYRRFLSSIRSGVNDQPDFERGAQIQQILDCCEQSSLSETTVRVGETEPTPVVS encoded by the coding sequence ATGCTTGAATCTCTACGCTCGAAGTTTCGTCCAGCTCCCTCCGCCTCGGACATCAAACTCGGTATTGTCGGCTGCGGCGTAATGGGCACACGTCAGGCCCGGATGTTTCGTGGCCAGCCGGGATGTGCGCTCGTCGCCGTGGCCGACAGCTCTCCGATCAAGGCGGCCGCCGTCGCCCGGCGCTACGGCGTTTCGCGGGTCTTCTCGTCGCTGGACGAACTGCTGGACGGAGTGAAGGTCGATGCCGTGAGCATCGTGACGACGGATGCCAGCCACGTCCCGCTGGCCCTCGAGGCGCTTCGCCAAGGCAAGCACGTATTCTGCGAAAAGCCGCTCGCCCTGAGCGCGCCGGAGGCCTTTCAGCTCGCCGAGGTTGCGCGCAAAGCCGGCGTCATCAACATGGTCAACTTCTCGTATCGAGCCATGCCCGCGATTCACAAGGCCCGGGAACTCGTCCAGAGCGGGGCGATCGGGCCGGTCATTCATGTCGAGGCGAGCTATTTGCAGGATTGGCTGGGCAGCTCCGACTGGCGGAATGACGAAACCAATCTCTGGCGCCTCTCGAATCGACACGGCAGCAAAGGCGTGCTCAGCGATCTCGGGATTCACGTTATCGACTTCGCTTCCTATCCCGTCGGTGATGTCGCGAAGGTGAATTGTCGCCTGACCAGCTTTGGGGATCTCAAGGGAGCCCCGGTCGGAGACTACGATTTCGAGGCCAACGACAGCGCGGTGCTGCATATCGAATTCCAGAACGGAGCGCTCGGCGTGATTCACACCACGCGATGGGGGACCGGCCACAAAAACTCGCTCCGACTGCGCATTTTCGGCGAACGAGGCAGCATTCTGATCGATCTCGACGCGTCGAAGAATCACCTCTGGCTGTGCAATGGCCCCCGCTTGAAGAGCGCCCGTTGGCAGAAAGTCCGCTGCCCCCGCACCCCGACGAACTACCGGCGCTTCCTCTCGAGCATCCGAAGTGGAGTGAACGATCAGCCCGACTTCGAGCGAGGAGCTCAGATTCAACAAATTCTCGATTGCTGCGAGCAGTCGAGCCTCTCGGAAACCACCGTGCGGGTGGGGGAGACGGAGCCAACCCCGGTGGTCAGCTAA
- a CDS encoding acyltransferase, giving the protein MTSGARPHLAFLDGMRGLAAFYVMQYHALSYVLFDDKASGVSAEALFLLRQGHFGVVLFIVLSGYCLMLPVAKSGELRGGLREFIFRRAKRLLPPYFAVLFLCAVLLAVAVSLGMKPASELFDVRAWVTHLLLVHNLDPQTIVAINGPLWSVASEWQIYFIFPLVLLGAWRRWGNGGALAIGIALGVALAIIFPGIRAACPWFIGLFAMGMIAATVNFRDGSGRLARVPFGWLATAFFVGSYVLIRWNPHWVLQQDGEIPPLVTILPDFLVGIGCQLLILACVRNQELGRPSFWTRLLSSKLLVTLGAFSYSLYLIHSPIQSGLAALLSKVPLPFLSFEPVLFGCLLVASIIAGGVFFLMVERPFLHSRSGRHSEQSNLDVVPIDGSRATCQPARALIEGK; this is encoded by the coding sequence ATGACCAGCGGAGCCCGGCCGCATCTCGCCTTCCTGGACGGCATGCGCGGCCTCGCCGCGTTTTACGTGATGCAGTATCATGCACTGTCCTATGTCCTCTTCGATGACAAGGCTTCCGGCGTGAGTGCGGAGGCCCTTTTTCTGCTTCGCCAGGGGCATTTTGGCGTCGTGCTTTTCATTGTGCTGTCCGGGTATTGCCTCATGCTGCCGGTGGCGAAATCAGGCGAACTCCGCGGCGGATTACGCGAGTTCATCTTCCGGCGAGCGAAGCGCCTGCTCCCGCCTTATTTCGCAGTCTTGTTCCTGTGCGCCGTGTTACTTGCCGTGGCGGTCAGTCTGGGCATGAAGCCCGCGAGCGAACTCTTCGACGTGCGAGCATGGGTGACGCACCTGTTGCTTGTGCACAATCTGGATCCTCAGACCATTGTCGCGATCAACGGGCCATTGTGGAGCGTGGCTTCGGAATGGCAGATCTATTTCATTTTCCCATTGGTGTTGCTTGGAGCGTGGCGTCGATGGGGAAACGGTGGCGCTCTGGCGATCGGCATTGCCCTCGGAGTTGCTCTGGCGATTATTTTCCCGGGGATTCGCGCCGCTTGCCCGTGGTTCATCGGTCTGTTCGCCATGGGGATGATCGCGGCGACCGTGAATTTCCGTGACGGCTCCGGCCGACTCGCCCGGGTGCCCTTCGGATGGCTGGCGACCGCTTTTTTCGTGGGATCCTATGTCCTGATCCGGTGGAATCCTCACTGGGTGCTCCAGCAAGATGGCGAGATTCCTCCCCTCGTGACGATCCTGCCCGACTTCCTCGTCGGGATCGGCTGCCAGCTCCTCATTCTCGCCTGTGTGCGGAATCAGGAGCTGGGTCGACCTTCGTTCTGGACGCGTCTGCTGTCCTCGAAGCTGCTCGTCACTCTGGGCGCGTTCTCCTACAGCCTCTATCTGATCCACTCTCCGATTCAGAGCGGACTCGCCGCGCTCCTGAGCAAGGTGCCCCTGCCGTTCCTCAGTTTCGAGCCGGTCCTTTTTGGGTGCCTGCTCGTGGCCAGCATAATCGCCGGCGGGGTGTTCTTTCTGATGGTTGAGCGACCTTTCCTGCATTCGCGGTCCGGTCGCCATTCCGAACAGTCCAATCTCGATGTGGTTCCGATCGACGGTTCTCGTGCGACCTGCCAGCCTGCACGGGCGTTGATCGAAGGGAAGTAG
- a CDS encoding glycosyltransferase family 4 protein — MVILSHPTGNANVRHAAEGLREAGLLSEFWTCLAPTEKSAVMRMLPGGVRAQFLRRQLSPELTPFVRTRPWCELGRFVASRLKISSLTRHEVGLCSVDGVYRDLDRAVAARIRRQPAGLKAVYNFEDGSLETFRAAQALGLKRIYDLPIAYWRAGRKIFLEEAEREPEWAATLDGLSDSADKLARKDEEIRLADCVLVASSFTKATLELAPDAPPAVHVVPYGAPVSAAAPVNEKRVGPLRVLFVGSLGQRKGTSYLLRACERLGAAVKLTLIGNRGVGECGPLDAALRRHRWISSCPHSEVLGEMRRHDVLVFPSLFEGFGLVMLEAMSQGMTVITTPHTGGPDVLTDGEDGFIVPIRSEEAIAERLEILASDPERLRAMKDAAARTAATLSWAAYRTETARIVSQSVIGKTR; from the coding sequence ATGGTGATCCTTTCACATCCGACCGGGAACGCGAATGTGCGGCACGCCGCCGAGGGGTTGCGCGAGGCCGGCCTGCTCTCCGAGTTCTGGACCTGTCTCGCTCCGACGGAAAAAAGCGCCGTGATGCGCATGCTTCCGGGAGGCGTTCGCGCGCAGTTTCTCCGCCGCCAGCTTTCTCCGGAACTCACGCCCTTCGTGCGCACTCGCCCCTGGTGCGAGCTTGGCCGGTTCGTCGCCTCGCGCCTGAAAATTTCCAGTCTCACCCGCCATGAGGTCGGGCTTTGTTCCGTCGACGGCGTCTATCGCGACCTCGATCGGGCCGTAGCCGCTCGGATTCGCCGGCAGCCTGCCGGGCTGAAGGCTGTTTACAATTTCGAGGACGGCTCGCTGGAGACATTCCGCGCGGCGCAGGCGCTCGGCCTGAAGCGGATTTACGATCTCCCCATTGCCTACTGGCGGGCCGGTCGAAAAATTTTTCTCGAGGAGGCGGAGCGCGAGCCCGAGTGGGCCGCGACGCTCGACGGGTTGAGCGATAGCGCGGACAAGCTCGCTCGCAAGGACGAGGAGATTCGCCTCGCCGATTGCGTGCTGGTGGCCAGCTCGTTTACGAAGGCCACGCTGGAACTCGCTCCGGATGCTCCCCCGGCCGTGCACGTGGTTCCCTACGGCGCGCCGGTATCGGCCGCAGCGCCGGTGAATGAAAAGCGCGTCGGACCTTTGCGGGTTTTGTTTGTGGGCTCCCTCGGGCAGCGCAAGGGCACCTCCTATCTTTTGCGCGCCTGCGAACGCCTCGGTGCGGCCGTGAAGCTGACGCTCATTGGAAACCGGGGAGTCGGGGAGTGCGGCCCGCTGGATGCTGCGCTTCGGCGTCACCGCTGGATTTCGTCCTGCCCGCACTCCGAGGTGCTCGGGGAAATGCGTCGGCACGACGTCCTCGTTTTCCCGTCGCTCTTCGAGGGGTTCGGTCTCGTCATGCTAGAGGCCATGTCGCAGGGCATGACGGTCATCACAACGCCGCACACGGGAGGACCGGATGTGCTCACCGATGGCGAGGACGGGTTCATCGTGCCGATCCGGTCGGAGGAGGCCATTGCCGAACGTCTGGAGATCCTGGCGTCGGATCCCGAGCGCCTGCGGGCGATGAAAGACGCTGCGGCGCGCACGGCCGCGACACTTTCCTGGGCGGCATATCGCACAGAAACCGCAAGAATCGTCAGCCAGAGCGTAATAGGGAAAACCCGATGA